One window of Acidimicrobiales bacterium genomic DNA carries:
- a CDS encoding DNA-processing protein DprA, which translates to MRNQDSLATILLCGRLGGGAVTPLKASEFWSLCDRVRSPGPLLGTSAGELAETLDIDAVRAASVVGLLGRGTAVAFELERLTSSGIATLTPFDDGYPHRLVERLGHGAPPVLHTAGPVELCGLSGVAIVGDAAAGASDDASGVSAEAAERLVAAGVVVVSGAGVGITRTAMDAALAVEGTVVAVLADSLTNTLRRPEIRRAVLAGHAVMCTPYGPDTLRRPATERGRRTLIHALADVTFVVAADPEGGAFAAAVEALDADVGRVAVWRGPGEGPGNAALVELGAVAVTSLDGLTALVGGGTPAPNVPDAPPEPSEVAPAEPPASSVPPVTEQASLFDPPDS; encoded by the coding sequence TTGAGGAACCAGGACTCGCTCGCCACCATCTTGTTGTGTGGCCGTCTCGGCGGTGGCGCGGTCACGCCCCTGAAGGCCTCGGAGTTCTGGAGCCTGTGCGACCGCGTCCGTTCGCCCGGCCCGCTGCTTGGGACGTCAGCTGGTGAGCTCGCCGAGACTCTCGACATCGACGCCGTCCGCGCGGCCTCGGTGGTCGGGTTGTTGGGCCGGGGCACGGCCGTGGCCTTCGAGTTGGAGCGCCTGACGTCGTCGGGGATCGCAACCCTCACGCCGTTCGACGACGGCTACCCGCACCGCCTCGTCGAGCGACTTGGCCACGGCGCTCCCCCGGTGCTGCACACGGCGGGGCCGGTCGAGCTGTGCGGGTTGTCGGGTGTCGCGATCGTCGGCGATGCCGCTGCGGGGGCGTCGGACGATGCGTCCGGTGTGTCGGCCGAGGCGGCTGAGCGACTCGTCGCGGCCGGCGTAGTGGTCGTCTCGGGGGCCGGGGTCGGGATCACCCGCACGGCGATGGACGCGGCTCTCGCCGTGGAGGGAACCGTGGTCGCCGTCCTGGCAGACTCGCTGACCAACACGCTGCGCCGGCCTGAGATCAGGCGGGCCGTCCTCGCCGGTCATGCCGTGATGTGCACGCCGTACGGGCCCGACACGCTCCGCCGGCCGGCGACCGAACGCGGCCGCCGCACGCTGATCCACGCCCTGGCCGACGTGACATTCGTGGTTGCGGCCGACCCGGAAGGTGGCGCGTTCGCCGCCGCCGTCGAGGCGCTCGATGCCGACGTCGGCCGGGTGGCCGTGTGGCGGGGACCGGGAGAAGGACCGGGGAACGCGGCGCTGGTCGAACTGGGCGCTGTGGCGGTCACGTCGCTGGACGGGCTCACGGCTCTGGTGGGTGGCGGCACCCCAGCTCCGAATGTGCCCGACGCTCCGCCCGAACCGTCCGAGGTCGCCCCCGCCGAGCCACCGGCGTCATCGGTACCGCCGGTGACGGAGCAGGCGTCACTGTTCGATCCACCGGACTCGTGA
- a CDS encoding ribbon-helix-helix domain-containing protein yields the protein MKLSVSLPDEDVEYLDAYTKSQGLDSRSAAVRKAVRLLRASELGAAYEDAWTDWADGDDAELWDAATADGLG from the coding sequence ATGAAACTGAGCGTCAGCCTCCCCGACGAGGATGTCGAGTACCTCGACGCCTACACGAAGTCCCAGGGCCTCGATTCACGTTCGGCGGCAGTCCGGAAGGCCGTGCGTCTGCTGCGGGCATCAGAACTCGGCGCCGCGTACGAAGACGCCTGGACGGACTGGGCCGATGGGGACGACGCGGAACTCTGGGATGCTGCCACGGCTGACGGTCTCGGCTGA
- a CDS encoding type II toxin-antitoxin system PemK/MazF family toxin: MRRGEIRWVDLDPARGAESDKKRPAIIVGNDGANTSASRLGRGVITVVPVTTNTDRVYPFQVLVSTQASGLPHDSKAQAEQVRSVAVERIGARVGALSADELAALDDALRLHLAL; this comes from the coding sequence ATGCGCCGTGGCGAAATCCGTTGGGTGGACCTCGATCCGGCCCGCGGCGCGGAGTCCGACAAGAAGCGGCCGGCGATCATCGTCGGCAATGACGGCGCGAATACATCGGCCAGCCGCTTGGGCCGAGGCGTCATCACCGTCGTGCCGGTAACCACCAACACCGACCGGGTCTACCCGTTCCAGGTGCTGGTCAGCACACAGGCGAGCGGCCTGCCGCACGACTCGAAGGCTCAAGCCGAGCAGGTCCGATCGGTCGCCGTCGAGCGGATCGGCGCCAGGGTCGGGGCCCTGTCGGCCGACGAGCTAGCGGCTCTCGACGACGCTCTACGACTGCACCTCGCACTATGA
- a CDS encoding ADP-ribosylglycohydrolase family protein has protein sequence MTLMISHTARDSLTARHLLPEPPSATVAELGLESDDGVDLADRYRGCLLAGAMGDALGRPVEGMPREEVVRPVSEFKPWRGWEQGPIGTITDDTQLTMVVAECLLANGGRIDPADLAARFVEWLPVARGIGHATSMAVSSLAAGTPWWEAGEASAGNGAAMRAAPVGLALRTDPAALREQGALSAIPTHADPLAVTSTVLMASAVAWCVGRAPGTDAIGLLDHLAVASEGLWDEPVEERHLERSGTVRLSERIAEIGDMVDWPSGRAFDHLYNGAFVLESFPAALWCFLSAPDDPEAVVVTAAGGGRDADTVASMAGNLAGAFNGTHLLPQRWLDELEYPDHLVELADGLLALSQT, from the coding sequence ATGACACTGATGATCTCCCATACCGCCCGTGACTCTCTGACCGCCCGCCACCTCCTACCGGAACCGCCGAGCGCCACAGTGGCCGAGCTCGGACTGGAGTCCGATGACGGCGTCGACCTCGCCGACCGCTACCGCGGATGTCTGCTCGCCGGAGCCATGGGTGACGCACTGGGTCGCCCTGTCGAGGGGATGCCCCGCGAGGAGGTCGTGCGGCCGGTCAGTGAGTTCAAACCGTGGCGAGGCTGGGAGCAAGGCCCGATCGGCACGATCACCGACGACACGCAGCTGACGATGGTCGTGGCCGAATGCCTCCTGGCCAACGGCGGACGGATCGACCCCGCCGACCTGGCCGCCAGGTTCGTCGAGTGGCTCCCCGTGGCCCGTGGAATCGGGCACGCGACCAGCATGGCCGTGTCGTCTCTCGCCGCTGGCACACCGTGGTGGGAAGCGGGCGAGGCCTCCGCTGGGAACGGGGCCGCGATGCGGGCCGCCCCGGTGGGGCTGGCGTTGCGAACCGACCCGGCTGCGCTGCGGGAACAGGGCGCCCTGTCGGCGATCCCGACCCATGCGGACCCGTTGGCCGTTACGTCGACGGTGTTGATGGCTTCGGCGGTCGCGTGGTGTGTCGGCCGGGCGCCGGGGACCGACGCCATCGGCCTGTTGGACCACCTCGCTGTCGCAAGCGAGGGCCTGTGGGACGAACCGGTGGAGGAACGCCACCTCGAACGGTCCGGAACGGTGCGGTTGTCGGAGCGGATCGCGGAGATCGGCGACATGGTCGACTGGCCCTCCGGCCGGGCCTTCGACCACCTCTACAACGGCGCGTTCGTCCTCGAAAGCTTCCCGGCTGCGCTGTGGTGCTTCCTGTCTGCGCCCGACGACCCGGAGGCCGTCGTGGTGACAGCCGCGGGCGGCGGCCGCGACGCGGACACCGTGGCGTCGATGGCGGGCAACCTCGCCGGAGCGTTCAACGGCACGCACTTGCTGCCGCAGCGGTGGCTCGACGAACTCGAGTACCCGGACCACCTCGTCGAATTGGCGGATGGCCTGCTCGCTCTCAGCCAGACGTGA
- a CDS encoding HNH endonuclease produces the protein MDRELRVRQAAFEFLAQRCPEPDDTIHWRDLQSRFIVDGEPVILIGQKGIWKPKQLDLPISLITAPPKPNKPAPYDDHVTDDGLLAYRYRGDNPSHPDNIAVRRCFQDQVPLIYFHGIEKSIYLPVWPVFVVADSPGALTFTIAVEDPIALRPDLTIEQIDPAQRRYTTQLVKRRVHQAAFRERVLAAYRRTCAICRLNQAELLEAAHIIPDSSFDGDPVVPNGLSLCTIHHAAFDRHILGIRPDLVIELRQDILDAIDGPMLRYGLQGFHGEKLLMPRSATDRPDADRLERRYEEFRTIAA, from the coding sequence ATGGACCGGGAACTCCGCGTCCGGCAAGCAGCCTTCGAGTTCCTCGCCCAGCGGTGCCCGGAACCCGACGACACGATCCACTGGCGAGACCTTCAGAGTCGCTTCATCGTCGACGGCGAGCCGGTCATTCTGATCGGCCAGAAGGGGATCTGGAAGCCGAAGCAACTCGATCTCCCGATCAGCCTCATCACTGCCCCACCCAAGCCCAACAAGCCGGCCCCATATGACGATCACGTCACCGATGACGGCCTCCTCGCATACCGGTACCGGGGGGACAATCCCAGCCATCCCGACAACATCGCAGTTCGCCGGTGCTTCCAAGACCAAGTTCCGTTGATCTACTTCCACGGAATCGAGAAGAGCATCTACCTGCCGGTCTGGCCCGTTTTCGTCGTGGCCGATTCGCCCGGAGCGTTGACTTTCACAATTGCAGTCGAAGACCCGATCGCTCTGAGGCCCGATCTCACCATTGAGCAGATCGACCCAGCCCAGAGGCGCTACACCACTCAGCTGGTGAAGCGCCGCGTTCACCAGGCCGCGTTCAGGGAGCGGGTGCTGGCGGCCTACCGGCGGACATGCGCGATATGCAGACTCAATCAGGCCGAGCTCCTCGAGGCCGCCCACATCATCCCCGACTCGAGTTTCGACGGGGACCCTGTCGTCCCGAACGGACTGTCGCTATGCACCATTCACCACGCGGCGTTCGACCGTCACATCCTCGGAATCCGGCCCGACCTCGTCATCGAGCTTCGCCAGGACATCCTCGACGCAATCGATGGCCCGATGTTGCGGTACGGACTCCAAGGCTTCCATGGCGAGAAGCTGCTCATGCCCCGCTCTGCAACGGACCGGCCAGACGCTGATCGGCTCGAGCGCCGCTATGAGGAGTTCCGCACCATCGCGGCTTGA
- a CDS encoding antibiotic biosynthesis monooxygenase gives MTRVRVVEGREAAWDAAMAERLAGAADREGFAGAQILFPVDEKNARVIVGTWNTRADWEAWHDDPEFASTRADLDALQESDGETWWYEVGTRQAPGGVTETASAAASRARDLVDDLARRIRR, from the coding sequence ATGACACGGGTTCGGGTGGTCGAAGGGAGAGAGGCCGCCTGGGACGCGGCGATGGCCGAACGACTTGCCGGCGCGGCGGACCGCGAGGGCTTCGCCGGAGCTCAGATTCTGTTCCCGGTCGACGAGAAGAACGCCAGGGTGATCGTTGGAACCTGGAACACACGCGCGGACTGGGAGGCGTGGCACGACGATCCGGAGTTCGCGTCCACCCGGGCCGATCTCGACGCGCTCCAGGAATCCGACGGTGAGACCTGGTGGTACGAGGTCGGCACACGCCAGGCACCTGGCGGAGTCACCGAGACAGCGTCCGCTGCTGCAAGTCGCGCACGCGACCTGGTCGACGACCTCGCCCGCCGCATCCGCCGCTGA
- a CDS encoding DUF3427 domain-containing protein: MNDLREGLYDQLVDELLSTRLGALKTNRRGSETKPTESAELPSRVADVVRTWVHNALATVGSAQRPEAAVALAANVLDAIRSLHPDALEAEQELVDPLERLTAVAALTPDGSLASVARPLTPLRDTVLMTNARGEPSVGNEIAAEIESADRIDLVLAFIRWSGIRQLIPLLRRHVEAGKALRVITTTYTGSTELRAVEELADLGAEVKISYDTTSTRLHAKAWLFHRETGFSTVYIGSSNLTFSAQVTGLEWNVRASQVPNPDLISAFERTFATYWADPHFEAFRPEQFRRAVEKITTDDRDELLTPFDIEPYPFQRQILERLAVDRRRGHPHNLVVAATGTGKTVVAALDYRRLRRELSRARILFVAHRSEILEQARTTFRHVLKDGAFGELWVGGERPDRWDHVFASIQSLTAHDAQQIDPAHFDVVVVDEFHHSAADSYVALLDHVRPQHLLGLTATPERTDGLDVFRWFGGRISVELRLWDALEQGLLSPFHYFGIHDATDLTRVTWRGGTGYDLEELTNVYTADDFWVAKVIQEVRNKVGDPLAMRALGFCVSIRHAEFMADRFRRAGFNAAALTSRTSSEDRADALRRLRNGEIQVVFTVDLFNEGVDIPAADVILMLRPTESATIFLQQLGRGLRRSEGKDVLTVLDFVGHQSKDFRFDLRYRSLLGRTRRELEADVESGFPYLPAGCRVDLDPVAQEIVLANIRSALPTNWRDRIREAQTLGDVSLREFLQETGLDLDDIYRGNHTWTELRRAAGICDVPALEDEKAVGKGIARLLHVDDEERLETYRQLLSNPTAPRSHDLDERARRLLEGLILTVLTIRKGDYQSLDAAALDLWRHDGLRRELLEILPMLEDQISHLHEPLGVLGPVPLQVHATYTREEILAAFGASSVTSPLPLQAGVYLHEPTNTELLFVTLDKAEKEYSPTTRYLDYAISDSLFHWESQGNTSVDSKRGQSYLNHRALGRNIALFVRTTKKDTNGRTRPYFSAGLADYVEHRSDRPIQITWRLHHRLPGDVFADYRATVA, translated from the coding sequence ATGAACGATCTTCGAGAGGGCCTCTACGACCAGCTGGTCGATGAGCTTCTGAGTACACGGCTCGGGGCTCTGAAGACCAACCGGCGCGGTTCCGAGACCAAGCCCACAGAGAGCGCAGAACTGCCCAGCCGAGTCGCCGACGTGGTGCGGACCTGGGTTCACAACGCACTCGCGACGGTCGGGTCCGCGCAGCGGCCTGAAGCAGCCGTCGCCCTTGCCGCCAATGTTCTCGATGCGATCCGCTCTCTTCACCCCGACGCGCTGGAGGCTGAGCAGGAGCTCGTTGATCCGCTCGAGCGGCTCACCGCTGTCGCGGCGCTCACCCCTGACGGGTCACTCGCCAGCGTTGCCAGGCCGCTCACGCCGCTCCGCGACACCGTCCTCATGACGAACGCTCGTGGCGAGCCCTCCGTCGGCAACGAGATTGCGGCCGAGATCGAATCGGCCGACCGCATCGATCTTGTCCTCGCCTTCATTCGCTGGAGCGGAATCCGCCAGCTCATTCCGCTACTGCGGCGCCACGTTGAGGCCGGCAAGGCGCTGCGCGTCATCACGACTACCTACACCGGGAGCACCGAACTCCGAGCTGTCGAGGAACTCGCCGACCTTGGCGCCGAGGTCAAGATCTCCTACGACACGACATCGACCCGGCTCCATGCGAAGGCATGGCTCTTCCATCGCGAGACAGGCTTCTCGACGGTCTACATCGGGTCGTCGAATCTCACATTCTCAGCGCAGGTCACGGGACTCGAATGGAACGTCCGAGCGTCACAGGTCCCGAACCCGGACCTGATTTCAGCGTTCGAACGAACCTTTGCCACCTACTGGGCTGATCCCCACTTCGAGGCCTTCCGACCTGAACAGTTCCGCCGCGCGGTCGAAAAGATCACGACCGACGACCGCGATGAACTGCTGACCCCATTCGACATCGAGCCATACCCGTTCCAGCGCCAGATCCTCGAGCGCCTAGCCGTGGACCGTCGGCGAGGTCACCCTCACAACCTTGTTGTTGCCGCAACGGGTACGGGCAAGACCGTTGTCGCGGCCCTCGACTACCGGCGACTACGTCGAGAGCTCAGCCGTGCTCGGATCCTCTTCGTCGCCCACCGCAGCGAGATCCTCGAACAGGCTCGTACGACGTTCCGCCACGTGCTCAAGGACGGCGCATTCGGCGAGCTGTGGGTCGGCGGAGAACGGCCGGACCGATGGGACCACGTGTTCGCTTCGATCCAGTCGCTCACAGCTCACGACGCACAGCAGATCGACCCGGCCCACTTCGATGTTGTTGTTGTGGACGAATTCCATCACTCGGCCGCCGACAGCTACGTCGCCCTGCTCGACCACGTCCGGCCACAGCATCTCCTCGGCCTCACGGCAACGCCGGAGCGAACTGACGGCCTCGACGTCTTTAGATGGTTTGGTGGGCGGATCTCCGTCGAGCTCAGGCTCTGGGATGCTCTCGAGCAGGGCCTGTTGTCGCCATTCCACTACTTCGGAATCCACGACGCCACCGATCTGACTCGCGTCACATGGCGTGGGGGCACCGGCTACGACCTCGAGGAGTTGACGAACGTCTACACGGCCGACGATTTCTGGGTGGCGAAGGTGATCCAGGAGGTCCGCAACAAGGTCGGCGACCCACTTGCCATGCGTGCACTGGGCTTCTGCGTCAGCATTCGCCACGCCGAATTCATGGCGGACCGATTTCGCCGGGCCGGTTTCAACGCGGCCGCCCTGACATCGCGAACCAGTTCCGAGGACCGCGCAGATGCTCTCCGCAGACTGAGGAACGGCGAGATCCAGGTTGTCTTCACGGTCGACCTCTTCAACGAGGGCGTCGACATCCCGGCTGCCGACGTAATCCTGATGCTCCGGCCCACCGAGAGCGCAACGATCTTCCTCCAACAGCTTGGCCGCGGGCTACGCCGCTCCGAGGGAAAGGATGTCCTCACCGTCCTCGACTTCGTCGGCCACCAATCCAAGGACTTTCGTTTCGACCTGCGCTATCGGAGCCTCCTCGGCCGCACGCGGCGGGAACTCGAAGCCGACGTGGAGTCTGGGTTCCCCTATCTGCCGGCAGGCTGCCGCGTCGATCTTGACCCAGTCGCCCAAGAGATCGTGTTGGCGAACATTCGCTCAGCGCTGCCGACAAACTGGCGGGACCGGATTCGAGAGGCTCAGACGCTTGGGGACGTCTCTCTTCGGGAATTCCTGCAGGAGACCGGACTCGATCTGGACGACATCTATCGCGGCAACCACACCTGGACCGAGCTGCGACGAGCAGCAGGGATTTGCGACGTACCGGCTCTGGAGGACGAGAAGGCCGTCGGGAAAGGCATCGCTCGCCTCCTACACGTCGACGACGAGGAGCGCCTCGAGACGTACCGGCAACTTCTCTCAAACCCGACGGCGCCAAGATCGCACGACCTGGACGAACGCGCCCGGCGCCTCCTCGAGGGTCTCATCCTCACAGTCCTCACGATTCGAAAAGGCGACTATCAGTCACTCGACGCAGCTGCGCTCGACCTCTGGAGGCACGACGGCCTTCGACGTGAACTGCTCGAGATCCTCCCAATGCTCGAGGACCAGATCAGCCATCTCCATGAACCCCTGGGCGTGCTGGGCCCCGTCCCGCTCCAGGTTCACGCCACCTACACCCGTGAGGAGATCCTGGCTGCGTTTGGCGCATCATCGGTGACTTCGCCGCTCCCACTGCAGGCTGGCGTGTACTTGCACGAGCCGACGAACACAGAGCTGTTGTTCGTCACGCTCGACAAGGCAGAGAAGGAGTACTCACCGACGACGCGGTACCTGGACTACGCCATCTCGGACTCGCTCTTCCATTGGGAGTCGCAGGGGAACACTTCGGTCGACAGCAAGCGAGGGCAGTCCTATCTCAACCACCGAGCGCTCGGTAGGAACATCGCGCTCTTCGTGAGAACAACGAAGAAGGACACCAACGGCCGTACCCGTCCGTACTTCTCCGCCGGTCTCGCCGACTACGTCGAGCATCGGTCGGACCGTCCCATTCAGATCACGTGGCGGCTCCACCACCGGCTGCCGGGTGACGTCTTCGCCGACTACCGAGCGACCGTGGCGTAG
- a CDS encoding type II toxin-antitoxin system PemK/MazF family toxin — protein sequence MRRTRRSRKCGHEPPFLGKLPVASVRAVIHVPLTQLTAGTIVWAHVPYVESEGYKTRPAVVLDRDGRDIELLALTSSLRRFDMPDRYVELSELEPTGLDRPCGIRMTPSVVVDRIDILSIAGHLSERDAEAVGLLV from the coding sequence GTGAGGCGTACCCGGCGCTCCCGGAAGTGCGGTCACGAGCCCCCGTTCCTCGGCAAGCTACCTGTCGCAAGTGTCAGGGCGGTCATCCATGTTCCCCTGACCCAGCTGACGGCCGGGACCATCGTGTGGGCCCACGTCCCGTACGTCGAGAGCGAGGGGTACAAGACCCGTCCGGCCGTGGTTCTGGACCGCGACGGGCGCGACATCGAGCTGCTCGCGCTGACCAGCTCGCTGCGTCGTTTCGACATGCCTGACCGCTACGTCGAGCTCTCCGAGCTCGAGCCGACCGGCCTGGACCGGCCGTGCGGTATCCGAATGACGCCGAGCGTCGTCGTCGACCGCATCGACATCTTGTCCATCGCCGGGCATCTCAGCGAGCGCGACGCCGAAGCGGTCGGGCTTCTCGTCTGA